In a single window of the Trichoderma breve strain T069 chromosome 6, whole genome shotgun sequence genome:
- a CDS encoding eukaryotic and archaeal DNA primase, large subunit domain-containing protein, protein MMRQDYNRIDPKRRNVVDYRKKQFATPQFQDTQYPHRLNFYADAPTADITLEQFEQWAIDRLRVLAELEACSFRNRSPAETATHMKPILDKYLPLDSNSSSNTKLLSQRQKDHYSHFILRLAFSSTEDLRRRFARVETMLFRMRFNSDDLSERSTFVSSLDLDWWEPVTEDEKIRYGAELAAMVSGKKGSSEDGTWFKVDWERVPDLVESRRVFLKAGKAYVPGREQSSMVVAEFTSRLERQLELTARALPRLDEDDRLTPILNHLSKNFITPDSAYMSGSTAPTGAQISAANVDNLSQHFPACMSNLHRSLRRDAHLKHYGRLQYTLFLKGIGLNLEECLAFWRGAFHKVTDDTFNKEYRYNIRHAYGDVGGDTNRRGGGYSPFSCQKILTEHPPGPGEAHGCPYRHFNLENLTSLVQSMGVSDRSVLQGVKEDKDNQKFHMACNRVFEHLHKAEIKKAKDEGVMTSNQLETIVHPNEYFKRSYLLKNLGKETDVKMEG, encoded by the exons ATGATGCGGCAGGATTACAACAGAATCGACCCCAAGAGGCGGAATGTCGTCGATTACCGGAAAAAGCAGTTTGCAACGCCGCAATTCCAGGACACGCAGTACCCCCACCGCTTGAACTTTTACGCAGATGCCCCAACAGCAGACATCACACTTGAGCAGTTTGAGCAATGGGCCATTGACCGACTACGAG TCCTGGCCGAGCTTGAGGCATGCTCCTTTCGCAACCGATCGCCTGCCGAGACAGCAACCCACATGAAGCCCATCCTCGACAAATACCTCCCTCTCGACTCCAACAGCTCTAGCAACACAAAGCTGCTCTCGCAACGACAAAAAGACCACTACAGCCATTTCATCCTGAGGCTCGCCTTCTCCTCTACCGAAGACCTGCGCCGGAGATTTGCTCGTGTTGAGACGATGCTGTTCCGAATGCGATTCAACAGTGACGATTTGAGCGAGCGATCTACATTCGTATCCAGCTTGGATCTCGACTGGTGGGAGCCCGTAacagaggatgagaagatacGGTATGGCGCCGAGCTGGCAGCCATGGTCAGCGGAAAGAAAGGTAGCAGCGAGGATGGGACATGGTTCAAAGTGGACTGGGAGCGAGTGCCCGACTTGGTGGAGAGTCGACGTGTGTTCCTGAAAGCTGGAAAGGCATATGTGCCTGGGAGAGAGCAATCGAGCATGGTTGTAGCAGAGTTTACGAGCCGGCTTGAGAGACAACTAGAG CTCACAGCTCGGGCTCTGCCACGgcttgacgaagatgaccGGTTGACGCCCATCCTTAACCACCTCTCCAAAAACTTCATTACTCCCGACTCGGCTTACATGTCTGGATCGACAGCGCCCACTGGTGCGCAAATCTCGGCTGCCAATGTTGACAATCTTTCACAACATTTCCCTGCATGCATGTCCAACCTGCATCGGTCGTTGCGTCGCGACGCTCACCTTAAACACTACGGTCGTCTTCAGTACACACTGTTCCTCAAGGGCATCGGGCTGAACCTGGAAGAGTGTCTCGCGTTTTGGCGGGGCGCCTTTCACAAGGTGACAGATGACACATTCAACAAGGAATACCGGTACAATATTCGCCACGCTTACGGAGATGTCGGTGGCGACACGAATCGACGAGGCGGCGGCTATAGCCCGTTTAGCTGTCAGAAGATTCTCACTGAGCATCCTCCGGGACCTGGCGAGGCTCACGGCTGCCCGTACCGGCACTTTAATCTGGAAAACTTGACCTCTTTGGTACAATCCATGGGGGTATCTGACAGATCGGTGCTACAGGGTGTCAAGGAAGACAAGGATAATCAAAAGTTTCACATGGCATGTAACCG CGTGTTTGAACACTTACACAAGGCCGAGAttaaaaaggcaaaggatgaAGGTGTCATGACATCTAATCAGCTCGAGACAATTGTGCATCCCAACGAGTACTTTAAACGAAGCTACCTGTTGAAGAATCTTGGCAAGGAGACTGATGTCAAGATGGAGGGCTAA